Proteins from a single region of Pleurocapsa minor HA4230-MV1:
- a CDS encoding DUF1350 family protein, translating into MQWQEVSGNWVYLPRQEVKGIVHFLGGAFVATAPQVSYRSILEQLSQAGFAIVATPFLNTFDHFAIAREVLNRFETVIVRLQKTNKLSTGYLPIYGIGHSMGCKLHLLIGSLYDVERAGNILISFNNYPASRAVPFMEQFNITPMLNVEFAPSPIETEKLIAEHYNVRRNLLLKFTQDELDQTVNLNSILQNRFPNMITLRTLMGTHLTPLSQNIQWQTGDFFTPIDAIGQWFNQGMSRNLQSLSRELIAWLNPMSAF; encoded by the coding sequence ATGCAATGGCAAGAAGTATCTGGTAACTGGGTTTATCTTCCTCGTCAGGAAGTCAAGGGCATTGTTCATTTTTTAGGTGGCGCATTTGTGGCCACCGCACCTCAAGTATCCTATCGTTCTATTTTAGAACAACTGAGTCAGGCTGGCTTTGCCATTGTCGCTACGCCCTTTCTCAATACGTTCGATCATTTTGCGATCGCCCGCGAAGTCTTAAATCGTTTTGAAACCGTCATTGTCAGACTGCAAAAAACTAATAAGTTAAGCACAGGTTATCTACCTATCTATGGTATCGGACATAGCATGGGTTGTAAACTACATCTTCTAATTGGGAGTTTATATGATGTAGAAAGAGCAGGAAATATTCTCATTTCGTTTAACAATTACCCTGCTAGTCGAGCCGTTCCTTTTATGGAGCAGTTTAATATTACTCCTATGCTTAATGTGGAGTTTGCACCTTCTCCAATAGAAACCGAAAAGTTGATTGCTGAACATTACAATGTACGTCGTAATTTATTGCTCAAGTTTACTCAAGATGAATTAGACCAAACAGTAAACTTGAACAGTATTTTACAAAATAGGTTTCCCAACATGATAACTTTACGTACTTTAATGGGAACTCACTTAACTCCTTTATCTCAAAATATACAGTGGCAAACTGGCGATTTTTTTACACCAATTGATGCAATTGGGCAATGGTTTAATCAAGGAATGTCTCGTAATCTACAGAGCTTAAGCCGAGAACTAATTGCTTGGTTAAATCCTATGTCAGCCTTCTAA
- the rfbF gene encoding glucose-1-phosphate cytidylyltransferase, with protein sequence MKVAFLAGGLGTRISEETENKPKPMVEIGGQPILWHIMMHYYQYGFKDFTVALGYKGAAIKKYMVDYCALNSNLTVDLGSGKIKTHGGYQLDWNVDLIDTGLTTNTGGRIKRLAPYIGRETFMLTWGDGVSDVNLHDLLAFHRSHGKLATLTAVRPPARFGHLDLQGDQISEFSEKPQTKEGWINGAFFVLEPEIFDYIDGDDTQWEKGPLEKLASDGQLMAYKHDGFWQCMDTLRDKTLLETLWASGNAPWKTWENEKNENTTNWSQGLHRNSHGSNADRERI encoded by the coding sequence ATGAAAGTAGCCTTTCTTGCTGGTGGATTGGGAACTAGAATTTCCGAAGAAACAGAAAATAAGCCCAAACCGATGGTAGAAATTGGTGGTCAGCCAATTTTATGGCATATTATGATGCATTACTATCAATACGGCTTCAAAGATTTTACAGTTGCCTTGGGTTATAAAGGTGCAGCTATCAAGAAATATATGGTAGATTACTGCGCTCTCAACAGCAATTTAACCGTCGATTTGGGCAGCGGTAAAATTAAAACTCATGGTGGCTATCAACTAGATTGGAATGTAGATTTAATTGATACAGGATTGACAACCAATACTGGTGGAAGGATTAAGCGCCTAGCACCCTACATTGGTCGAGAAACTTTTATGTTAACCTGGGGGGATGGCGTATCTGATGTAAATCTTCATGATTTACTAGCGTTCCACCGTTCTCATGGCAAGCTGGCAACCCTGACAGCAGTTCGACCACCTGCACGTTTTGGTCACTTAGATTTACAGGGAGATCAAATCTCTGAATTCTCTGAAAAGCCTCAAACAAAAGAAGGCTGGATCAATGGTGCTTTCTTTGTGCTAGAGCCTGAAATTTTTGATTACATCGATGGCGATGACACCCAGTGGGAGAAAGGCCCATTAGAAAAATTAGCTAGTGACGGTCAGCTTATGGCATATAAGCACGATGGTTTCTGGCAATGTATGGATACTTTGCGCGATAAAACCCTTTTAGAAACTTTATGGGCAAGCGGTAATGCACCTTGGAAAACATGGGAGAACGAAAAAAATGAAAATACTACTAACTGGTCACAAGGGTTACATCGGAACAGTCATGGTTCCAATGCTGATCGAGAAAGGATATGA